Proteins encoded within one genomic window of Humulus lupulus chromosome 1, drHumLupu1.1, whole genome shotgun sequence:
- the LOC133826479 gene encoding uncharacterized protein LOC133826479 has protein sequence MALGRRTTRSTAQSQQVEPVIDPPAPPSQVVRTTRSSIENQQVELVIDPPAPPTQVIRTTRSSVENQQVCCTTRSTVLSQRPRTTTQSNVEREHPQGSTHPIVQGEQVNVMTHFDIEDDNQSSQVPSGKTSSFKPRGVTRRVTRGLTTTTIAKASSTGKLSVTFNAECRQPICTNAEKFNNEIGFIIRNHGTFHYKEWRMVPEDVRAPLRHYLLEHFDINLNDETTKKCIDERMRKAWKGHKYKLHLYFKEIGGENDLEMAKSKRHPDLKEEHQEDWMILRDRWCSPEFKVTFFIIILLL, from the exons ATGGCACTTGGTCGTCGCACCACTCGATCTACTGCTCAAAGTCAACAAGTTGAACCAGTCATTGATCCTCCTGCTCCACCTTCACAAGTTGTTCGCACTACTCGGTCGAGTATAGAGAATCAACAAGTTGAACTAGTCATTGATCCTCCTGCTCCACCTACACAAGTTATTCGCACTACTCGGTCGAGTGTAGAGAATCAACAAGTTTGTTGCACCACTCGATCTACGGTACTAAGTCAACGACCTAGAACCACCACACAATCTAATGTAGAGAGAGAACACCCTCAAGGCTCCACACACCCTATTGTACAGGGTGAACAAGTCAATGTGATGACCCATTTTGATATCGAAGATGATAATCAATCTTCCCAAGTTCCATCTG GAAAAACATCTTCCTTTAAGCCACGTGGAGTTACTCGTAGAGTTACTCGCGGCTTGACAACTACAACTATAGCTAAGGCATCATCAACTGGAAAGTTGTCAGTGACTTTTAATGCGGAGTGTCGTCAACCAATTTGTACTAATGCTGAGAAATTTAATAATGAGATTGGATTCATTATTCGGAATCATGGTACATTTCATTATAAAGAGTGGAGAATGGTCCCTGAAGATGTGAGAGCTCCATTGCGACACTATCTTTTG gaACATTTTGACATCAACTTGAATGATGAGACAACTAAAAAATGCATTGATGAGCGAATGAGAAAAGCTTGGAAGGGTCATAAGTACAAGCTGCACTTATATTTCAAAGAAATTGGAGGAGAAAATGATCTTGAGATGGCCAAGAGCAAACGTCATCCAGACTTAAAAGAAGAACATCAAGAAGATTGGATGATTTTGCGTGATCGTTGGTGTTCTCCTGAATTTAAGGTAACATTTTTTATCATAATATTGCTATTATGA